From Candidatus Vondammii sp. HM_W22, one genomic window encodes:
- the rsgA gene encoding small ribosomal subunit biogenesis GTPase RsgA, protein MAKRRLTQRQKERINAIQERRRQQVEARAEQALAGTEIEQACKGLVITRHGQNLAVADNTGAIFHCLSRQNIGQVVCGDRVVWQPTTKGEGVVTALLQRETALVRPNFSGEERALAANITCLVIVLAPEPTPSTYLVDQYLVAAEKIGVKILIALNKRDLLDAAAEQTFDAKFGHYPIIGYPIIRISAKYKHGLDPLIVHLQRETSVLVGQSGVGKSSLVMALLPNIDIQIGRLSESSRLGKHTTSTTTLYILPQGGKLIDSPGVRNFRLGKLTQQQLEYGFRDFNQVLGHCKFSNCSHQREPGCALIEAVKKGDIHQQRLNNFLHMAKNL, encoded by the coding sequence ATGGCAAAACGCAGACTAACACAGCGCCAGAAAGAGCGCATAAATGCCATACAGGAGCGCCGCCGCCAACAAGTGGAAGCGCGAGCAGAACAGGCACTCGCCGGTACAGAAATAGAGCAGGCCTGCAAAGGTCTGGTGATTACCCGGCATGGGCAGAATCTGGCGGTAGCCGATAACACCGGAGCCATTTTTCACTGCCTCTCCCGGCAAAATATTGGACAGGTGGTCTGTGGTGACAGAGTTGTCTGGCAACCAACGACCAAGGGCGAAGGTGTTGTCACTGCACTGCTGCAAAGGGAAACAGCACTGGTCCGCCCAAACTTCAGCGGGGAAGAGAGGGCGCTGGCAGCCAATATCACCTGCTTGGTCATTGTTCTGGCTCCCGAACCCACACCCAGTACTTATCTGGTGGATCAATATCTGGTTGCCGCAGAAAAAATCGGCGTCAAAATCCTGATTGCGCTCAATAAGCGGGATCTGCTGGATGCCGCTGCAGAACAGACATTTGATGCCAAATTCGGCCACTACCCAATTATCGGCTACCCAATCATCCGGATCAGTGCAAAATATAAGCATGGGCTGGATCCATTGATAGTGCATTTGCAGAGAGAGACCAGCGTTCTCGTGGGTCAGTCAGGTGTCGGTAAATCCTCCCTAGTAATGGCACTACTGCCAAACATCGACATCCAGATAGGCCGCCTCTCAGAATCCTCAAGGCTGGGCAAACACACCACCTCTACCACCACCCTTTATATTCTGCCCCAGGGTGGAAAACTAATTGACTCTCCGGGTGTACGCAACTTTCGACTGGGCAAGCTGACCCAGCAACAACTGGAATACGGTTTCAGGGACTTCAATCAGGTGCTCGGACATTGTAAATTCAGTAACTGCAGTCATCAGCGTGAACCTGGCTGCGCACTTATCGAAGCGGTAAAGAAAGGGGATATTCATCAACAGAGATTGAACAATTTCCTGCACATGGCTAAGAATCTCTAG
- a CDS encoding cytochrome c: MKPFILIPLLMIFISSSSQAEKYDIESGKALVDKNCVACHGTELYTRSDRRVTSRSGLATQVQRCELALDLNWFDDDVENVAEHLNIQFYHFKK, from the coding sequence ATGAAACCGTTCATTTTAATTCCACTGCTTATGATTTTTATATCCAGTAGCAGCCAGGCTGAGAAGTATGACATTGAGTCTGGAAAAGCACTGGTAGATAAAAACTGCGTTGCCTGTCACGGCACTGAACTCTATACACGCAGCGACCGCCGTGTGACCAGCCGTTCAGGACTCGCCACTCAGGTCCAGCGCTGCGAACTCGCCCTCGACCTGAACTGGTTCGATGATGATGTGGAAAATGTCGCCGAACATCTGAATATTCAATTTTATCACTTCAAAAAATGA
- a CDS encoding M48 family metallopeptidase, producing MFIFTSLFLTVLGIGLLIQLWLLQRHQHHVQMHRDKVPEAFSRKIPLDEHQKAADYTDSKIKIGRLKLIYGTVLLLVWTLGGGIELLDQLWQKASLGEMVSGIGLILSLSLLSGALELPFSLWQTFVLKERFGFNKTTLKRYILDLLLQIMLMLLLAVPLLLAVLALMESAGAFWWLAAWAVLIGFMLVMTWTYPTLIAPLFNKFTPLEEGELKTRINGLLKRCGFSSKGIFIMDGSKRSGHGNAYFTGFGKNKRIVFFDTLAESLEGDEMEAVLAHELGHFKRRHVLKHLILITLFTLVGFALLSWLANQPWFCRALGVSGQSNALAILLFMLVIPVFTQFLQPVMALLSRRHEFEADDFAVSQAGAEPMIRALAKLYRENASTLTPDPLYSAFHDSHPPASVRVAHLSANIAANQQHGEKRQYETVHFNSTAYDFYIQ from the coding sequence ATGTTTATTTTTACTTCACTATTCCTCACCGTTCTGGGTATCGGACTGCTGATACAACTCTGGTTGCTTCAGCGGCATCAACACCACGTGCAGATGCACCGGGACAAGGTGCCTGAAGCTTTCTCCAGAAAAATCCCGCTGGATGAGCATCAAAAGGCCGCAGACTATACGGATTCAAAAATCAAAATTGGCAGGCTGAAGCTCATCTATGGCACCGTTCTGTTACTGGTCTGGACCCTGGGTGGCGGTATTGAGCTGCTGGATCAGCTGTGGCAGAAAGCCTCTCTGGGAGAGATGGTATCCGGCATTGGTCTGATCCTATCCCTGTCTCTTCTATCCGGCGCTCTTGAGCTGCCTTTCTCCCTCTGGCAGACCTTCGTACTGAAGGAGCGGTTCGGTTTCAATAAAACCACACTGAAGCGATACATTCTCGATCTACTGCTACAGATAATGCTGATGCTGCTTTTGGCCGTCCCTCTGCTCTTGGCTGTACTGGCGCTGATGGAATCGGCAGGCGCATTCTGGTGGCTCGCCGCATGGGCGGTGCTGATCGGTTTTATGCTGGTGATGACCTGGACCTACCCTACGCTCATTGCACCGCTGTTTAATAAATTCACCCCGCTGGAAGAGGGTGAACTGAAAACACGGATCAATGGACTTCTCAAGCGCTGTGGCTTTTCCAGTAAAGGCATCTTTATTATGGATGGGTCTAAACGGTCCGGACACGGCAACGCCTATTTCACCGGGTTTGGCAAAAACAAGCGGATTGTCTTTTTCGACACCCTGGCAGAGAGCCTGGAAGGGGATGAGATGGAGGCGGTCCTCGCTCATGAACTGGGACACTTCAAACGACGCCATGTACTCAAACACCTGATACTGATAACTCTGTTTACCTTAGTGGGCTTTGCTCTGCTGAGCTGGCTGGCAAATCAACCCTGGTTCTGCCGCGCTCTCGGTGTCAGCGGTCAATCAAATGCCCTTGCCATTTTATTGTTTATGCTGGTAATTCCTGTGTTTACCCAGTTTCTGCAACCGGTTATGGCGCTGCTCTCCCGTCGTCATGAGTTTGAAGCTGACGACTTTGCCGTTAGCCAGGCAGGTGCAGAACCTATGATCCGGGCGCTGGCCAAACTCTATCGAGAGAACGCCAGTACACTGACCCCTGACCCACTCTACTCGGCGTTTCACGACAGCCATCCGCCGGCATCGGTGCGGGTGGCTCATTTATCAGCTAATATTGCTGCAAATCAGCAACATGGAGAGAAGCGCCAATATGAAACCGTTCATTTTAATTCCACTGCTTATGATTTTTATATCCAGTAG
- the orn gene encoding oligoribonuclease: MAQDSTNLIWIDLEMTGLDTWSDKIIEIATIVTDSSLNILAEGPTMAIHQPDDVMAEMDEWNTKQHGKSGLTERVKLSSFDVVMAEKITIEFLQQYVPAGASPMCGNSICQDRRFLARWMPELEEFFHYRNLDVSSIKELAKRWAPEVAKGMVKSGNHLALDDTRDSINELIHYRDTFLRLS; encoded by the coding sequence ATGGCCCAGGACTCAACCAATCTCATCTGGATCGACCTTGAAATGACGGGGCTGGATACCTGGAGCGATAAAATTATCGAGATCGCCACTATTGTCACCGATAGTAGCCTCAATATTCTGGCGGAGGGTCCTACTATGGCCATACATCAACCAGATGATGTGATGGCTGAGATGGATGAGTGGAACACCAAACAACATGGTAAATCAGGTCTGACCGAGCGGGTTAAGCTGAGCAGCTTTGATGTGGTTATGGCGGAAAAGATAACCATTGAGTTTCTGCAGCAGTATGTTCCAGCTGGGGCGTCACCCATGTGTGGCAACAGCATCTGCCAGGACCGCCGTTTTCTTGCCCGCTGGATGCCGGAACTGGAAGAGTTTTTTCACTACCGTAACCTGGATGTCAGTAGCATTAAAGAGCTTGCCAAACGTTGGGCACCAGAAGTGGCCAAAGGGATGGTGAAGAGCGGTAACCATCTGGCACTGGATGATACCCGGGATTCCATTAATGAATTAATTCACTACCGGGATACGTTTTTACGGTTGTCATAA
- a CDS encoding putative metalloprotease CJM1_0395 family protein: protein MELNPLLRQKNQPQLPIEKQQALGDPNSEEAIELRKLQVRDREVRAHEQAHLAAAGHSYAFGGEIRIDTSVISGDPQATLEKAETIRQAGHRTGKLIVP from the coding sequence ATGGAACTGAACCCGCTGCTCAGGCAGAAAAACCAGCCACAACTTCCGATTGAAAAACAGCAGGCGCTGGGCGATCCAAACAGTGAAGAGGCGATTGAGCTGAGAAAGCTCCAGGTCAGGGATCGTGAGGTACGGGCTCATGAGCAGGCCCATCTCGCAGCTGCCGGCCACTCCTATGCCTTTGGTGGTGAAATAAGAATTGATACCTCCGTTATTTCAGGCGATCCACAGGCAACGCTGGAAAAGGCTGAAACCATCAGACAGGCCGGACACCGCACCGGCAAACTCATCGTCCCATGA
- the queG gene encoding tRNA epoxyqueuosine(34) reductase QueG translates to MIRQQTSTDLATLATDIKSWGKALGFQQVGIADTDLTVAEEQFERWLSKGHHGSMEYMARHGRKRSRPDQLVPGTLRIISVRMNYLPPDDSPQEVLDNPQLAFISRYALGRDYHKLMRNRLQKLAQRIEQAAGPFGYRAFVDSAPVLEKPLAGKAGLGWTGKHCNIVNRNEGAWFFLGELYTDLPLPVDNAETDHCGRCTACIDLCPTDAIIAPYQLDARRCISYLTIEHEGAIPVSLRPLMGNRIYGCDDCLMACPWNRFAQVSEEPDFLPRNGLDSASLIALFRWSEEAFLRRLEGSPIRRIGHIRWLRNIAVALGNAETTDEVVLALQLRADHPSETVREHAIWAISQHKPAN, encoded by the coding sequence ATGATCAGGCAACAGACATCCACCGATTTGGCAACACTTGCCACCGATATCAAATCCTGGGGGAAAGCGCTTGGATTTCAACAGGTAGGCATTGCCGATACCGACCTCACTGTGGCGGAAGAGCAATTTGAGCGGTGGCTCTCCAAGGGACATCACGGCAGCATGGAGTATATGGCGCGGCATGGCCGGAAACGCAGCCGACCCGACCAATTGGTCCCCGGAACGTTGAGAATCATCTCTGTCCGCATGAACTATCTCCCGCCGGATGATTCACCTCAGGAGGTTTTGGACAATCCTCAGCTCGCTTTTATCTCCCGCTACGCGCTGGGACGAGACTACCATAAGCTGATGCGCAACCGGCTACAGAAGCTGGCCCAGCGTATCGAACAGGCAGCAGGGCCTTTCGGCTACCGCGCCTTTGTCGATTCAGCCCCGGTGCTGGAGAAACCCCTTGCGGGGAAAGCGGGGCTCGGCTGGACGGGCAAACACTGTAATATTGTCAATCGCAATGAGGGGGCATGGTTTTTTCTCGGCGAGCTATACACAGATCTGCCACTGCCGGTGGACAATGCCGAGACCGATCACTGCGGTCGTTGCACCGCCTGTATCGACCTCTGTCCCACCGATGCCATCATTGCTCCCTATCAGCTGGATGCACGACGCTGCATCTCCTATCTGACGATCGAACATGAGGGCGCCATACCAGTGTCTTTGCGCCCACTCATGGGCAACCGTATTTACGGTTGTGACGACTGCCTGATGGCCTGCCCCTGGAACCGTTTTGCCCAGGTATCGGAAGAGCCGGATTTCCTCCCGAGGAACGGTCTCGATTCAGCCTCCCTTATCGCGCTTTTTCGCTGGAGTGAGGAGGCGTTTCTCAGGCGTCTGGAAGGTTCACCTATTCGCCGTATCGGTCATATCCGCTGGTTAAGGAACATCGCAGTTGCACTGGGCAACGCGGAAACAACAGATGAAGTTGTTCTGGCCCTGCAACTGCGCGCAGATCACCCCTCTGAGACTGTGCGGGAACACGCAATCTGGGCAATTTCACAGCATAAACCGGCCAATTAG